The following are encoded together in the Humulus lupulus chromosome 5, drHumLupu1.1, whole genome shotgun sequence genome:
- the LOC133834167 gene encoding PR5-like receptor kinase isoform X1: MYVLVMNYCPLPIIVLTFLLLILSNIPPSVSLGCSSHILCGNMTDGNYNSLAPYLPSSCGFPPLKLNCTRNNETLRLWGICSTQPNRSVSTEGVYYGYLDLLQKSVTQRFQPNHTTVVDAEPTCGDCSEFSGVCVYDRNSTQVFCDCSANNQTSGSTLKHYYWILGVLVAIFGVAVISILIIYFSKSKREQIDVEDFITLKRYTYASVKRMANSFAEKIGEGGYSIVYKGQLSNGSSVAVKVLKEAKGNGEDFINEVASIGAIMHNNVVRLLGFCYEGNKRALIYEYMPRGSLNKFIFNTKISRLEWKRLYEIAIGIARGLKYLHQDCAATILHFDIKPHNILLDSDFCPKISDFGLAKLCQGDGSSSISLLGARGTAGYTAPEMYNRNFGEVSYKSDVYSYGMMVLEMVGGRKNIDTGVSRTSEIYYPYWAHKHIDDDGGGERLKNICEEMVDEDNEMLARKMINVSLWCIQAKPSNRPSMSEVIQMMEGSLQSLQMPPKPTLSLQNE, translated from the exons ATGTATGTATTGGTAATGAACTATTGTCCTCTTCCTATTATTGTGTTGACTTTTTTGTTGTTGATCCTGAGCAATATTCCTCCATCTGTAAGCTTGGGCTGCAGTTCTCACATCCTTTGTGGAAATATGACAGACGGAAATtacaacagtttggcgccgtacTTGCCGAGTAGCTGCGGCTTTCCTCCGCTGAAGCTCAACTGCACGCGTAATAATGAAACACTGAGATTATGGGGAATCTGCTCAACTCAACCAAATCGATCAGTAAGCACTGAGGGAGTTTACTATGGTTACCTCGATTTGCTTCAGAAATCTGTCACACAAAGATTCCAACCCAACCATACAACGGTGGTGGATGCTGAGCCAACTTGCGGGGACTGCAGTGAATTCAGCGGAGTTTGCGTTTACGACCGCAATTCAACTCAAGTGTTCTGTGATTGTTCTGCTAATAATCAAACATCTG GATCAACATTGAAGCATTATTATTGGATCCTAG GTGTGTTAGTAGCAATTTTTGGAGTTGCAGTAATCTCAATTCTGATTATATATTTTTCCAAAAGCAAGAGGGAACAGATTGATGTGGAGGATTTTATTACCCTTAAGCGGTATACATATGCAAGTGTGAAGAGAATGGCCAACTCATTCGCAGAAAAAATTGGTGAAGGAGGCTATAGTATTGTGTACAAAGGACAGTTATCGAATGGCTCATCTGTGGCAGTAAAAGTACTAAAGGAGGCTAAAGGTAATGGAGAAGATTTCATCAATGAAGTTGCAAGTATTGGAGCAATTATGCATAACAATGTAGTCAGACTTCTAGGATTTTGTTATGAAGGAAATAAAAGGGCTTTGATCTATGAGTACATGCCTAGGGGATCATTGAATAAGTTtatttttaataccaaaatcagTCGCCTGGAGTGGAAAAGGCTTTATGAGATTGCAATCGGAATTGCTCGAGGACTTAAATACTTGCATCAAGATTGTGCTGCAACGATTTTACATTTTGACATAAAACCTCACAACATTCTTCTAGATTCTGACTTTTGTCCTAAAATTTCTGACTTTGGCCTTGCCAAGTTGTGCCAAGGGGATGGGAGTAGTAGTATATCTCTATTGGGTGCTAGAGGCACAGCTGGATATACAGCACCAGAAATGTATAACAGGAATTTCGGTGAAGTGTCTTACAAATCTGATGTGTATAGTTATGGAATGATGGTTTTAGAAATGGTGGGAGGAAGAAAGAATATTGACACGGGTGTTTCTCGAACAAGTGAAATATATTATCCATATTGGGCACATAAGCATATTGATGATGATGGTGGTGGTGAGCGCTTGAAAAATATCTGTGAAGAAATGGTGGACGAGGATAATGAAATGTTGGCGAGAAAGATGATTAATGTGAGCTTATGGTGCATTCAAGCTAAGCCATCCAATCGTCCGTCGATGTCTGAGGTGATACAGATGATGGAAGGGAGTTTACAATCTTTGCAGATGCCACCAAAACCGACCTTGTCATTGCAAAATGAGTAG
- the LOC133834168 gene encoding uncharacterized protein At5g02240-like gives MPLSLMASRLSFIPSPQFQLGDLPKHPPQPPSFSLPALGFRRSKCSFHPTTISSSRAESPRAIREEVVQSPNSESTHDSKTTPSSSSKLVLVVGGTGGVGQLVVASLLNRNIKSRLLLRDPEKAAMLFGKQDEETLQVCKGDTRNPEDLDPTFFEGITHVICCTGTTAFPSKRWEGDNTPERVDWEGVKNLVSALPPSVKRVVLVSSIGVTKFNELPWSIMNLFGVLKYKKMGEDFLLNSGLPCTIIRAGRLTDGPYTSYDLNTLLKATAGKRRAVVIGQGDKLVGEVSRLDVAEACIQALDIESTEGKIYEINSVEGKGPGNDQQKWRELFETATK, from the exons ATGCCTCTCTCACTCATGGCTTCTCGACTCTCCTTCATCCCAAGCCCACAATTTCAACTTGGAGATTTACCAAAACACCCTCCACAACCACCTTCATTTTCACTTCCGGCACTGGGTTTTCGCCGCTCAAAATGTAGTTTTCATCCGACGACCATTTCTAGCTCAAGAGCAGAGTCTCCGCGAGCCATAAGAGAGGAAGTCGTCCAATCCCCAAATTCTGAATCAACCCATGATTCCAAAACCACCCCTTCCTCTTCTTCTAAGCTCGTTCTCGTTGTTGGAGGAACTGGTGGCGTTG GGCAATTGGTAGTGGCATCATTGCTCAACAGGAACATCAAGTCACGTCTATTGCTGCGTGACCCTGAGAAAGCAGCAATGTTATTTGGTAAACAAGATGAAGAGACATTACAG GTATGCAAAGGAGATACTCGGAACCCGGAAGATCTAGATCCTACCTTTTTTGAG GGAATCACACATGTCATTTGCTGTACAGGAACAACTGCTTTTCCTTCGAAACGGTGGGAAGGAGATAATACTCCCGAAAGAGTAG ATTGGGAAGGTGTGAAAAATCTTGTATCTGCACTTCCTCCCTCAGTGAAAAGGGTTGTTCTTGTTTCATCAATAGGTGTAACCAAGTTCAATGAACTCCCATGGAG CATTATGAATCTCTTTGGTGTTCTCAAATATAAgaagatgggggaggatttcctTCTTAATTCTGGTCTACCATGTACAATAATCAG AGCTGGAAGATTAACTGATGGGCCATACACATCTTATGATCTAAATACTTTGCTCAAAGCTACTGCTGGGAAAAGGCGAGCAGTTGTTATTGGTCAAG GCGATAAACTAGTCGGTGAGGTTAGTAGACTCGATGTAGCCGAAGCTTGCATACAAGCACTGGACATTGAATCCACTGAAGGCAAAATTTATGAAATCAACTCGGTTGAG GGGAAAGGTCCAGGAAACGATCAGCAGAAGTGGAGAGAACTATTTGAAACAGCAACCAAATAG
- the LOC133834166 gene encoding uncharacterized protein LOC133834166, which produces MPKYLLPLTDHFPGRVTYRGNGYFKTIKDKFEELGLIERVKESPFKQFFMAEKLDFSASLMHQLMLRKIQCFKEDELHLHLGSRPCRFGRGEFALVTGLNFSSGPSETDLKKHLTSDRLIKEYFNDEETVKLMHLEAALKNCTIVEDAYKLGLCFFVEGVLLAREGKLNVWIDSLKMVEDTEYFFTYPWGKVSFNKLMDSCKKDMHHQKRNYEKKKEVKGKQKEAKYSLYGYVPALQYWAYEAIQQFAREYGINHGNQFPRMLSWSSNKERPISKADLAPMFKKTSPRPSEIDYYSALTEGDAPLYPGLGQEEEVETPTDFEKVAEIAAEVAKAANIFVDGPDDEDTPAPIDPTPSAPAPSVHPSPDQPDLREVLERLERVESRQDTILENQAVIMDVVNKILTFVQDLPNDSDSDSDSLDLPDDFVSHDIGTPPPIVLTANPETPGVAIIEPGDVVGVEFQLAKRKRRKPKKFEDYTDPTRKKARLDAIDDVPLVLDPLKKPLATQYRTVGKWLLGDIPNKTKRDVQSGVYGPSWFLTMKTPQFWIDDGHIDAAMHMLRRRRQFYPGAYRQDGVVMNIMFSQVVPARYDAYQTAKEADKKRFLWDSDVISMITGIDNQFLASWKGVDTVYWCQNYLQAHWFAVEVSISTWTLNVYDSDVTVISDKQLQSFMKSWSTLFPSLLLQSQLFKDDPRLTIPPGAKRCKEFNVHRMPVDSVPQTKVSGDCGVYAIKHIEHLLGRLPLDTICDDNMELFRNKWTVDLWYQNVRH; this is translated from the exons atgccgaagtatcttttacccttgacagatcactttcctggacgagtcacatataggggcaatggttactttaaaacaatcaaggacaagtttgaggagctcgggttgatagaaagggtgaaggaatccccattcaaacaatttttcatggCTGAGAAATTGGACTTCTCTGCATCTCTCATGCATCAATTAATGTTGCGCAAGATCCAGTGCTtcaaagaggatgagttgcatttacatttgggatctagaccctgcagatttggtagaggcgagtttgctttggttacggggttgaacttcagttccgggccatctgagactgatttgaagaaacacttgactagtgaccgcttaatcaaggagtactttaatgatgaagaaacagtgaagttaatgcatttggaggctgctttaaaaaactgcactatagttgaagatgcctacaagttgggcctatgtttctttgttgagggggttttacttgcacgagagggcaagttaaatgtctggatagattcgctgaagatggtggaggacactgagtacttctttacttacccatgggggaaggtgtcttttaacaagcttatggattcatgtaagaaagacatgcatcatcagaaaaggaactatgagaagaaaaaggaagttaaggggaaacagaaagaagcaaaatacagtttgtatggttatgtccctgcattgcagtattgggcatatgaagccatccagcagtttgcacgtgagtatggtattaaccatggaaaccagtttccgaggatgcttagttggtcgagcaataaggagcgtcctatttcgaaggccgaccttgcaccgatgttcaagaagacgagt ccccggccttcggagatagattattatagcgctctgacggagggtgatgctcccttgtatcccgggttgggccaagaagaagaggtagaaactcccactgattttgagaaggtggcggagatagctgctgaggttgcgaaggcagcaaatatttttgttgatggccctgatgatgaggataccCCAGCCCCCATCGACCCCACACCCTCGGCCCCAGCCCCATCGGTACACCCCAGTCCTGATCAACCTGATTTACGGgaggtgttggagaggttggagcgagtcgagagtcgtcaggataccatcctagagaaccaggcggtcatcatggatgttgtcaataagatcttgacattcgtacaagatcttccaaatgattctgattctgattccgactcacttgacctcccagatgattttgtctcacatgacataggcactcctcccccgatagtactcacagcaaatcctgagaccccaggtgttgctattatagaacctGGGGATGTTGTTGGTGTAGAGTTTCaattggccaagaggaaaagacgcaaacctaagaaatttgaagactacaccGACCCAACCAGAAAGAAAGCTCGTTTGGATGCGATTGATGACGTGCCATTAGTCCTCGACCCTCTAAAGAAGCCACTTGCTACACAGTACAGAACGGTCggcaagtggttgcttggagatattccgaacaagacgaagagggatgtccaatctggtgtgtatggtccgagttggtttctgacgatgaagacaccacagttttggatcgatgatggg catattgatgcggccatGCATATGCTACGTAGGCGTCGACAGTTCTATCCCGGGGCGTATCGGCAAGATGGtgttgtgatgaatattatgttctcacaagtggtaccggctcgttatgatgcatatcagactgccaaggaagcggataagaaaaggtttttgtgggattcagatgtgatatcaatgattacgggaattgacaatcaatttctggcatcgtggaagggagtagacactgtatattggtgccagaactaccttcaagcgcattggtttgcagttgaagtctccatttctacttggactctgaatgtttatgattcGGACGTGACCgtgataagtgataaacaactgcaatcttttatgaagtcatggtctactttgttcccatcgttgttattacagtcacaacttttcaaggacgaccctcggttgacgattccacctggagctaaaagatgcaaagagttcaatgtgcaccgcatgccagttgattcagtaccccaaaccaaagtcag tggagattgtggtgtgtacgccatcaagcacatcgaacacttattgggtaggctaccacttGACACGATTTGCGATGACAACATGGAGTTGTTCAGAAACAAATGGACAGTtgacttatggtatcagaatgttagacattga
- the LOC133834167 gene encoding PR5-like receptor kinase isoform X2, which yields MGTINDISLYSFSLNFFHRVLLLKVLLIQYGNYNSLAPYLPSSCGFPPLKLNCTRNNETLRLWGICSTQPNRSVSTEGVYYGYLDLLQKSVTQRFQPNHTTVVDAEPTCGDCSEFSGVCVYDRNSTQVFCDCSANNQTSGSTLKHYYWILGVLVAIFGVAVISILIIYFSKSKREQIDVEDFITLKRYTYASVKRMANSFAEKIGEGGYSIVYKGQLSNGSSVAVKVLKEAKGNGEDFINEVASIGAIMHNNVVRLLGFCYEGNKRALIYEYMPRGSLNKFIFNTKISRLEWKRLYEIAIGIARGLKYLHQDCAATILHFDIKPHNILLDSDFCPKISDFGLAKLCQGDGSSSISLLGARGTAGYTAPEMYNRNFGEVSYKSDVYSYGMMVLEMVGGRKNIDTGVSRTSEIYYPYWAHKHIDDDGGGERLKNICEEMVDEDNEMLARKMINVSLWCIQAKPSNRPSMSEVIQMMEGSLQSLQMPPKPTLSLQNE from the exons ATGGGAACTATAAATGACATTTCTTTGTACTCTTTTTCCTTGAATTTTTTCCATCGAGTTTTGCTCTTGAAAGTTTTGTTAATCCAAT ACGGAAATtacaacagtttggcgccgtacTTGCCGAGTAGCTGCGGCTTTCCTCCGCTGAAGCTCAACTGCACGCGTAATAATGAAACACTGAGATTATGGGGAATCTGCTCAACTCAACCAAATCGATCAGTAAGCACTGAGGGAGTTTACTATGGTTACCTCGATTTGCTTCAGAAATCTGTCACACAAAGATTCCAACCCAACCATACAACGGTGGTGGATGCTGAGCCAACTTGCGGGGACTGCAGTGAATTCAGCGGAGTTTGCGTTTACGACCGCAATTCAACTCAAGTGTTCTGTGATTGTTCTGCTAATAATCAAACATCTG GATCAACATTGAAGCATTATTATTGGATCCTAG GTGTGTTAGTAGCAATTTTTGGAGTTGCAGTAATCTCAATTCTGATTATATATTTTTCCAAAAGCAAGAGGGAACAGATTGATGTGGAGGATTTTATTACCCTTAAGCGGTATACATATGCAAGTGTGAAGAGAATGGCCAACTCATTCGCAGAAAAAATTGGTGAAGGAGGCTATAGTATTGTGTACAAAGGACAGTTATCGAATGGCTCATCTGTGGCAGTAAAAGTACTAAAGGAGGCTAAAGGTAATGGAGAAGATTTCATCAATGAAGTTGCAAGTATTGGAGCAATTATGCATAACAATGTAGTCAGACTTCTAGGATTTTGTTATGAAGGAAATAAAAGGGCTTTGATCTATGAGTACATGCCTAGGGGATCATTGAATAAGTTtatttttaataccaaaatcagTCGCCTGGAGTGGAAAAGGCTTTATGAGATTGCAATCGGAATTGCTCGAGGACTTAAATACTTGCATCAAGATTGTGCTGCAACGATTTTACATTTTGACATAAAACCTCACAACATTCTTCTAGATTCTGACTTTTGTCCTAAAATTTCTGACTTTGGCCTTGCCAAGTTGTGCCAAGGGGATGGGAGTAGTAGTATATCTCTATTGGGTGCTAGAGGCACAGCTGGATATACAGCACCAGAAATGTATAACAGGAATTTCGGTGAAGTGTCTTACAAATCTGATGTGTATAGTTATGGAATGATGGTTTTAGAAATGGTGGGAGGAAGAAAGAATATTGACACGGGTGTTTCTCGAACAAGTGAAATATATTATCCATATTGGGCACATAAGCATATTGATGATGATGGTGGTGGTGAGCGCTTGAAAAATATCTGTGAAGAAATGGTGGACGAGGATAATGAAATGTTGGCGAGAAAGATGATTAATGTGAGCTTATGGTGCATTCAAGCTAAGCCATCCAATCGTCCGTCGATGTCTGAGGTGATACAGATGATGGAAGGGAGTTTACAATCTTTGCAGATGCCACCAAAACCGACCTTGTCATTGCAAAATGAGTAG
- the LOC133777732 gene encoding G-type lectin S-receptor-like serine/threonine-protein kinase LECRK1 — protein MAYLSIVFMLLSASAISFPFLVSADNETIALGASLVPVATTSRDQHSVWSSPSGYFSFGFYPFRQGYAIGIWLVGAEENTTVWTANRNNAPILASSSPKLVLERSKLVLTTADGPEILVANSSVPVSSASMLDNGNFVLYDKNHKITWQSFDHPTDTILQGQYLTAGARLFSNKSTSDPGEGDFFLIMQTDGNLVLYAKKYMVRVQDAYWASDTRVEELIGYELYLNETGLLAVVQLNESPVILPLNKEYNSYDSPEKNVVTIYRATLDVDGSFRLYSHRRGETEGFKESNLWSSIINPCNVHGYCGLNSYCTIFDAASTCKCIPGTGYSYSENEKAIDCLRKYQWRGCKDGGEENTTSYTMEEMENIVWGSDPYDEGQMSSNHCKNQCLEDCNCGMAHYEKSSANCRKYQLPLVYVRRDFSQSTTAFFKVGKTVSSNNTVEKTPKPRNQGVTNRNMVQILVLVLGLTVFSFVALAIFGMYAFKIRDLRYKRLRDIGNLSMVGDQLTLRVFSYNDLKRATNGFKEVLGKGSFGTVYKGTLNRGRKLVAVKRLEKLVEEGETEFLSEMRAIGRANHKNIVRLLGYCAQGSKRLLVYEFMSYGSLANIIFNNESKRLDWKDRVRIAIEVARGILYLHEECRTPIIHCDIKPQNILMDDFWTAKISDFGLAKLLMPDQTRTMTRVRGTRGYLAPEWQKNFPISVKTDVYSYGIVLLEIICCRSNLEVNVEDTDEIVLASWVYKCFSSMELDKLVIGEEVDKKTLENMVKVGLWCIQDDPTLRPSMKSVVLMLEGITEISVPPCPTYSPNFM, from the coding sequence ATGGCTTACTTGTCAATTGTTTTCATGCTGCTCTCTGCCTCGGCCATATCATTTCCTTTCCTTGTATCAGCAGACAATGAAACTATCGCACTGGGCGCTTCACTTGTCCCGGTAGCTACTACTAGCCGTGATCAGCACTCCGTTTGGTCTTCACCATCTGGTtatttttcctttggattttatCCTTTTCGCCAAGGCTATGCCATCGGAATCTGGTTAGTCGGAGCTGAGGAGAACACCACCGTTTGGACAGCAAATCGTAATAATGCACCGATACTCGCCTCCAGTAGCCCAAAACTAGTCCTTGAGCGTTCTAAGCTCGTCCTGACTACAGCAGATGGACCAGAAATACTTGTCGCCAATTCGAGTGTCCCTGTTTCTTCTGCATCCATGCTCGATAATGGCAACTTTGTTCTATATGATAAAAATCACAAGATCACTTGGCAGAGTTTCGATCACCCAACTGATACGATCCTGCAGGGTCAGTATTTGACTGCGGGTGCTAGGCTGTTTTCGAACAAGTCCACGAGTGATCCCGGAGAAGGAGATTTCTTTCTAATCATGCAAACAGATGGAAACCTTGTCCTGTATGCAAAAAAATACATGGTTCGGGTTCAAGATGCGTATTGGGCCTCCGATACTCGGGTTGAAGAGCTCATCGGGTATGAGCTCTATCTTAACGAAACTGGCCTTCTAGCCGTAGTACAGCTTAACGAGTCTCCGGTGATCCTTCCATTGAACAAAGAATACAATTCATACGACAGTCCTGAAAAAAATGTAGTTACTATATATCGCGCAACTCTTGACGTAGATGGAAGCTTTCGGTTATATTCGCACAGGCGTGGTGAGACAGAAGGTTTCAAAGAATCCAATCTGTGGTCATCGATTATCAATCCTTGTAATGTGCATGGTTATTGTGGCTTAAACAGCTACTGCACAATATTTGACGCAGCATCAACGTGTAAGTGTATTCCCGGAACTGGTTATTCTTATTCCGAAAATGAAAAGGCTATCGACTGCTTGAGAAAATATCAATGGAGGGGGTGTAAAGATGGTGGGGAAGAGAATACTACTTCCTATACTATGGAAGAGATGGAGAATATAGTTTGGGGTAGTGATCCGTACGACGAAGGGCAAATGTCTTCAAACCACTGTAAGAATCAGTGTTTGGAAGACTGCAATTGTGGCATGGCGCATTACGAGAAGAGCTCTGCAAACTGTAGGAAATATCAGCTTCCCTTGGTATATGTAAGAAGAGATTTTTCACAGTCAACAACGGCTTTCTTCAAGGTGGGCAAAACAGTCAGTTCGAACAACACAGTAGAAAAGACGCCGAAGCCGAGGAATCAAGGCGTGACGAACAGGAACATGGTGCAAATTCTTGTCTTAGTTCTTGGCCTCACTGTGTTTTCGTTTGTTGCACTTGCGATTTTCGGTATGTATGCTTTTAAGATTCGTGACCTGAGGTACAAAAGGCTGAGGGACATTGGAAATCTAAGCATGGTTGGCGATCAGCTTACTTTGAGAGTGTTTTCGTACAATGATCTCAAAAGGGCAACGAATGGATTCAAAGAAGTGTTGGGAAAAGGATCGTTCGGAACTGTTTACAAAGGGACCTTAAACAGAGGCCGAAAACTTGTTGCGGTGAAAAGACTTGAAAAGCTGGTTGAAGAAGGTGAGACGGAGTTCCTTTCTGAGATGCGGGCAATTGGAAGAGCTAACCACAAGAACATAGTTCGGTTGTTGGGATACTGCGCTCAAGGATCGAAAAGGCTTTTGGTTTACGAGTTCATGAGCTATGGTTCCCTAGCAAATATTATATTCAATAACGAATCCAAGCGCTTGGATTGGAAGGACAGGGTAAGAATTGCGATTGAGGTAGCCAGAGGCATTCTCTATCTTCATGAAGAGTGTAGGACACCGATCATCCACTGTGATATTAAGCCTCAAAACATTTTGATGGATGATTTTTGGACGGCTAAGATCTCTGATTTTGGGCTGGCAAAGCTACTCATGCCAGACCAAACAAGAACTATGACAAGGGTAAGAGGGACAAGAGGGTACTTGGCCCCTGAATGGCAAAAGAACTTTCCAATCTCTGTTAAAACAGATGTTTATAGCTATGGGATAGTTCTCCTGGAAATTATATGTTGCAGGTCCAATTTGGAAGTTAATGTGGAAGATACTGATGAGATTGTTCTAGCTAGTTGGGTTTACAAGTGCTTTTCCTCTATGGAGCTGGATAAGCTTGTGATTGGTGAAGAAGTAGATAAGAAGACATTGGAGAACATGGTGAAGGTGGGTTTGTGGTGCATTCAAGATGATCCAACTCTTCGTCCTTCAATGAAAAGTGTGGTGTTGATGTTAGAAGGGATTACTGAGATCTCTGTTCCTCCATGCCCAACTTATTCCCCCAATTTTATGTGA